tatgcgcCGCTacgttcactgtagcattattcacaatagtgaaGATACGTAAGCaattaagtgtccattgatagatgaatggataaagaagagatggtgtgtgtatatactgtatatggaatactacttagccataaaaatgaatggaatcttgccatttgtgacaacatggatagacctagagggtattatgctaagtgaaataagtcagacagagaaagacaaatactctatgattcacttacatgtggaatctaaaaaacaagacaaatgtacatacatatcaaaacagaaacagaggcgTGGGGCGGAGGTGGTGGCCAAAGGGTCCTCTGAATCCTCGCTGGATTCCGGAGGGAGAGGGGCACGCGGAGACGGGCACCAGCTGTTCCAAAGACAGCGCAGCTGTACCTGCGAGCGGGTGATTCGATTCCCTTAGCCCAGTCAGAGGCATTCCTCACAGACCTCTTGGATAAAGTGTGCGAGCGAGTGAATGACTATAAGCTTGAAGAAGACCCCGTGACTAAGGAGAAGACTTTCAAGAGATTTGCTCCAAGGAAAGgagacaaaatatacaaagaatttttaaaattctatttttattctgatGCTTACAGACATTTGAAATTCACGTGTGAAACTATAATGGAAGAGTACGAAGATGAAATATTCTCACTTATGGCCCAGGAGGCACACTACCTCGCTGACAAGCTGTGCAGCGAGAAATCAGGTCTGTGTGAAACTTCTACTAATCACACTGAACTCTAGGAATGATGGTGCTGCTAGCTAGAGGAGAGACAAGTCACAGCCCCCAAGGTCAATGTCTGCATTTCTGTCTTCATGTTTCTTCATGAGAAGAAACTTTACGTCTCTTGTTCATAGTGCATTGTCTCATGtttgatattttattgaaaatctcGTTTGGCATCATGACGAGCCCCAATTCTTTCTATAGGTGAAGCTGAGGAGTGCATGAAACGAATTACCTTTGTAGATTTTGATACAAACAGGCTTGGCAGGAAAGCATTTAACTCAGTAATAGGAAAAAAGTGAAGACATTTCATAAATGAAATAAGGATTTAATAACGTGTACTGTATATTTCATGCACATATACAAGTATAGTGTTCTGTTTGATAAAAACTTGATTTGATTTCATAAACACTTGATTAgtcatgaaattaagaaaacatattGCTGCAAATTCCAGGTTAATTTTTCTGGGTTGTATGGCTATCACTGAAAGAAGCGAACTCACTTTATATCaggaatgaaatttaaatttctagaaaccttaagtttaaaaactttttaatttctaaaatttaattaaatgcaTAAAAAGCAGTGAGCACTTTTACAGGGAACAATAACTATATTGGCCTTTCTGATGCATACATCCTGAATTCAAATGATTTAGAAAGTTGATttattattcatgtatttattatcTTGTAGTCTTAAAGGATGATACCAATggccatgttttgttttgctgcaaAATCTCCTGTCGTGCCTTTGTTTCTTAAAGACTTTCACCTAACATTTAGCGTGTAGATTTTACTACTAACCAACCTATCATTCTTTCTATGGATGTTTTTGTAGGTGTGGAGATGGAAGGAGAGGTGGGAACTTATGGAAAATAGCCTTTTGACCACGTTAATAACAGAGTGTAGTAATAAACTAACTCTTGGAGATTTCATTGTCTCTGTTAAGTTTACATTCATTGGAATATAACTTTAATCATTTAAAAGGTCAGGACCTATTTTACACTTGTTTTAAAGAAGTTCTCATTGTTGTCTCTGAGAATTTACTAGGTAGGATGCTAGGTAGGATCCACTTTGTCATGTGGATTTCTATTTGCTAAGAATAAGCCAAGACCAATGAATCCACTTCACTGAGGAGTGGAGAGTAGAATAGAGCAAAGtccccaaaacaaaaactatttgcCATATGTTACCTGATGGCCTAGAAAACACATTACTTAAGCCACTCAACTGACTCATCAGGAGGAAATAATTctcacatttataaaaatttgccaaaatgaagagaaagaggtTTCCATTCTTCTCCTTTACCCACCTCAACTCTTattaaaagttacatttttaaagttaattcctTTTATTTGGGAAAACTGAGAAGGTTTGTGATTTTTTGGTATGTCTGTAGCTGGCTAAGTAGTATAGATCCTACATATTATAACCCAATGTGGCTGCACTGCATGCGACtgataaaaaatggaaataggatTAAAGAATAATTAGCATCATTTTTCAGTAGGGTAGTAAAATTGTGACTTAAAACATATCCCTATAACTTTAGTAAACTTAACTATTTAAGTTTAATTTAGCATTTCAAAAAATGAGTCATAAACATTTTCCTAACTTAGGCTTCCTTGGTAAATGCACTAAACTGTTTCTTCATGGGAACATGTAGAGACACTGGCACGAAGTTCCCTCAAAAACCATAACATTTGTGATTGAAGAAGTGTTGGCTGTGGTCCTTCCATACCCTCAATGGTAAACCTGACACATTCTCACATCTAGACAGTACTAATGCTAATCATAGAATTTAAGAGATTTTGGGCTTTTGTTTCCCATCTAAAGGACCGTGGGGAGGTATGCCTTCCCTCCACTGACGGTTGTTTCTCATGGATATTGAGGCTTCTGCTTTGACTGGAGAGAACCAAATATCTTGCCTCTGATGGGGAATATCTTAAGGTTTTGATAAATAGggcttttcagttttttcttactTCCCAGTAAAAATAATCTTGTCTCTTGCAAGATTTTCAATATCTCATGACttagataattttttaatttccagatcAAACTTGTTAAACACATGTAAATGTTTGTAGTTACTGATTAACACTACATTTGAGTGAGCCACTGCATTTCTTATGGCTGCGATGACTCTTAAGTTTCCCTCTGGGTGTGGTGAGGCTGCGCTGCTTTTGCTAATGAACAATAATGAGAGAGTAGCTAACTGCTGGCTTTGCCATGCCTCCAAACACATTCCtgcattttaatgacttttaCTGACCAAgaacaaagcaaaagcaaaaagccagaaaaagaaaaaaagaagaaaaagaaacaaaacaacaccTAGGGTGTGACAGAAAAGTTTCTTAGAGTCCATGAAAAGCACCTAATTCTGGGTCAGAAGAAAATCTCGGAGAAAAGGTGGGGAGAGGTTTATAATGCTTATTAAAATAATGTGGAGAGAAGACGTGTTTCAGGTGGATGATTTCAAATCGTACTTTTAGGTGATGGTTTCTTTGGGTCTCCATGGAAGACTTCTGTGAGCCTCTTCTCATAAAGAAAAGACCAAATTGGCTGAGATGAACAGCTTATATTTTGTTATGTGGATTACGATTTGCTAAGAAGAAGCCAAGACCAATGAATCCATTTCACTGAGGAGTGGAGAGTGGAATAGAGCAAAGTTCCAAATGGGAGAGATCAATACTTGATTTACTAAAGCAAGccctaaaaaaaaagtcaataactGGTTATATTTTTTATACCTATTTCTCTGCTTGGttgatatttattaatatatgtaatagcattatctaaatattttaaaatataaaaaaacaaacaaaaaaaaccaaaacagaaacagagtcatagatacagagaacaaacaggtggttgctagaggggaggggatggaggagatGACTGTAATAGGTGAGGgcaattaagaggtacaaacataaaataaatgagtcaaagagataaaatgtacagtgtgggaatacagtcaataataataTATCTTTGTATGGTAACAGATGGTAACTAATCTTATTATGGTGGTCAtcttgtaatgtatagaaatattgagtcactatgttgtataccaggaactaacatagtgttgtaggtcaattacacttaacaaacaaacaaacaaaccaacccatAGAAAAAGAGATTGGACTTTTGATTACCAGAGGCAggtggtgaggggagggggaattggatgaaggtggtagaagggtaccaacttccagttacaagataaataaatactagggatgtaatgtacaacatgattaatataactAACACTGCTGTGTATTATACAtggaagttgttaagagagtaaatcctaagagttctcatcacaaggaaaaaatgtttttttcttttcttttatatctatacgagatgatggatgttcactaaatttattgtggtaatcatttcatgatgtggtcagatgatttttaaaagatttttattggagtatagttgatttacaatgttgtgttagtttcaggtgtacagtaaagtgaatcagttatacatatatccactcttttttagattcttttcccatataggtcattagagagtattgagtagagttccctgtgctatatagtaggtccgtattagttatctactttatatatagtagtgtgtatatgtcaatcccaatctcccaatttattcctcctccATGTTTCCCACCttgtaaccatgagtttgttttctgtatctgtgactctatttctgttttgtaaataagttcatgtgtaccattttttttagattccatatataagcgatatcatatagatatttttctttctctgtctgacttatttcactcagtatgacaatctctaggtccatccatgttgctgcaaatggcattattttgttccttttatggctgagtaatattccattgtatatatgtaccacatcttctttatccactcctctgttgaaggacatttaggttgcttccatgtcttggctattgtaaatagtgctgcagtgaacattgtggtgcatgtatcttttcaaattatgattttctctggatatatgcccagtgcagaagacctaaatagacatttctccaaagaagacatacagatggccaagaggcacatgaaaagatgctcaacatcactaaatattagagaaatgcaaatcaaaactacaatgaggtatcacctcacactggtcagaatggccatcatcaaaaaatctataaacaataaatgctggagagggtgtggagaaaagggaaccctcctacactgttgatgggaacgtaaattggtacaatcctatggagaacagtatggagggtccttagaaaactaaatatagaactactatAAGTCAAATGattatactgtacaccttaaacttatatagtgctggatgtcaattatatctcaataaaagtggaaaaaattgTATCTGCCTTAAGTTACTGTAATACTGATTCTGGGATAaacttttttttgctttatcaCATAGTCTACTATAGAAGTCAAAACAAAGACAGATCCTTTACCCAAGATTAGATTTTATGGACTTAGAGTATTCAGAATGcaaatgcagttttattttaacatatttaatataAACACACAGATGGACAACAGCTGCTAATTAGTTTCCTGTTTCATCTGTTACACCAACTGTGAGCTGTATCATTTTAGGATGAGTGAAGATGACAGCAggagactgagaaaaaaattctaggaTTTGGAGATTAAAACAATAATGGCAGTTGATCATACCaagataaccaaaaaaaaaaatagttaaggaTAAACTAATCATATACTAATTTCTTCAGAGGTCAAGGATAAATTCCTGAACTATAAATATTTTCTGGGTGTCTACTTCACGTATAGGATCAAACTATATACTACATATAGTCATCATTTAGTCCTCCTTCAGTCTCACTGGGTTTTCAGGTACTATGGAGTCatataaaacagaacaaagtaTGGTCACTGCCTTTAAATGTACAAACCAGTGCAGAAAACATGTGACAAAATttagaaaactgaataaaatgagcaaataaattaACACTGATTGAActtaaaatacattaattaaagtgaaaatacatataaaaagaaatgttataaaTGTTGAGTGGAATAGAATGATCAGAATTGGTTTGGGATAATTAGGAAAGGCTTTCTGGACATATTACTCTTTATGGGAGTCAGGTCATATGAGAAAAACATTTCGAAAATTACAGTAATACCTAGAGGTAATTCTTGGAAGAAACAGTAACATCAACTGTAATAGCAGCTCTTAAGGATTAAAAAAGGCAAATGTAGTAGCCACTAAAAAGTCTGTCATTAAGAATGGGAAGAATCTCTTGTCAATAAACACATGttttttatggtaaaaaaaaaatttttggttaaCCAATAGAAAATGAGAGACCTCTGTTGATAAATGATCAGAAAATAAATCCATTATGttgacttaaaaattaaaactttattccATAAGGGAAGCTGGCAGTTTATAAAGAGGATAAGAACCATTTAAATTCAGATCTAAATTCTGATAATAtgaaatttctagttttataaaataagCACTAGGAAGCTAGGATATGTTTGGTTCACAAATTGGAGGATGTAAGGCACTGGGCTCTGTTAAGTCTATCTTGATAATTCCTGCTAAATGTGTCAGTTTTATAAGAATCCAATTTGCTATCTCCGTGCCTGTTCCCCTTCTGTTTTACGCTTCCCTGGGAAGAGGCAGCTTCACAAAttggcagcagcaggagcaggCAATTTAAATCCAAAACATCAATTTATGACAGAACCAAGCAAGCCCAGCATGATTTGAGTGGGGCACGCTTCTGTGATGGCAATTTTCCAGAAGGGggaattcttttcttaattaagGGAATTTCCCAGCCTTTCAGGCCTTGAAAGGCTAGAAAGTCTAAGTCAGCAGTTTGTTAGCTACCTTACACCAAGCTGTTTCAAAACTTATGTagaaatataaacagctcaatagTTAAAACTCAGTTTTAGGAATGATATAAATTTAATCAATGCTGAACTTTATTTAAAACGATTTCCTCGAATGGATTTTGTGTACTTGAATCATAATTACtgcttggtatatttaagaagtTAATGTGTAATGTTTGGATGTTAATATCTATTGAATGATTAAATCCCCCAAATCTACCTTGTTTTCACTCTGTTACTCTACTTCTTTTGGCCTGATAGAATGCATGACATGTTTTAttgtagtagttttttttttttcttttaatacctgCTGTGACCATCTAGTACTTTTTGGAGCATGAAGAGATGTACCCACTGAGAACTGAGTCCCTCACTCTGTTCCCTTTGCTACTGCACATGACAACACCCCTCAGAGATGTAGTTTTAAGCATTGAACTCGATATGTTAATTGGTTTATATTCATGAACTGGACAGATTCTTTAAAATCATCACCATCCTGCTCCTCACAATATAATGAGTCATTTTGTACTTAAATTTTCGGGTGCCAGAATGCATATATGTTACTCTGGAAAAACATTTTACCTTTTGTGAAAGATGGCTTGGAAGAATTAACTGTGTGTGAAGTGAATGAGAgtgacaataaaaattattttttgggaaaaaaaaaagatgttaatgtGTAAGATCATGTAAGCCAGTGGGAGCAGCTCCCCAACTTTTAAAGTTAGAAGCTTCCTAAATTCATTTGGAATTCTGTTCCCCCGTCCTGCCCCACATTcttcagaaatataaaa
Above is a genomic segment from Pseudorca crassidens isolate mPseCra1 chromosome 1, mPseCra1.hap1, whole genome shotgun sequence containing:
- the LOC137206835 gene encoding protein canopy homolog 1-like produces the protein MDNLGEMDKFLQTYNLLRLTQEELENMNRPITTQSEAFLTDLLDKVCERVNDYKLEEDPVTKEKTFKRFAPRKGDKIYKEFLKFYFYSDAYRHLKFTCETIMEEYEDEIFSLMAQEAHYLADKLCSEKSGLCETSTNHTEL